The Thioalkalivibrio sulfidiphilus HL-EbGr7 genome includes a window with the following:
- a CDS encoding glycosyltransferase family 4 protein gives MAAKACMMSVERRKKTGRQAADKRPRSLVVTLGPWHDKPWWWTHLDADKDLCALDYERLTYKGKHSQTISTLELPWVMLKVLWHLIGWRRRYEYVFTFECDLVGLSIAFWQSLTGMRRPKHVILQFIMREKQPTFRSRVKYSLMRLLLSSVERVIVSSRHEINYYSHVFGWSKDKLAYVPLHTSPVLLEKTVDQVEGYIIAAGRSFRDYYTLIKAVSGTEIRLVIVGGTGTADSLPRNDNVTVLENIPVNELELLILRARAVIVPLEHRSISTGQSVVLQAMALGKAVIATKTAGTVDYIDHMVDGLLVRHKDPQALKDMIRLLNADHDLYERLGTNARRRIANAHLPCHYTKMVREALRG, from the coding sequence ATGGCCGCAAAGGCATGCATGATGTCTGTTGAGCGACGAAAGAAGACAGGCCGGCAGGCAGCGGATAAGCGGCCCCGTTCACTCGTGGTCACGCTGGGGCCATGGCACGATAAGCCCTGGTGGTGGACGCATCTGGATGCTGACAAGGACCTCTGTGCCCTGGATTATGAACGCCTGACCTACAAGGGCAAACACTCCCAAACGATCTCCACACTGGAACTGCCCTGGGTGATGCTGAAGGTTTTGTGGCATCTGATCGGTTGGAGGCGTCGCTACGAATATGTATTCACGTTCGAGTGCGACCTTGTCGGTCTGTCCATCGCCTTTTGGCAGTCCCTGACAGGCATGAGGCGTCCGAAGCATGTCATATTACAGTTCATCATGAGGGAGAAGCAGCCGACGTTTAGATCCAGGGTCAAATATTCGTTGATGCGACTTCTGCTGTCCTCGGTTGAACGTGTAATCGTCTCATCAAGACACGAGATCAACTATTACAGTCATGTGTTTGGCTGGTCAAAAGACAAGCTGGCGTATGTGCCTCTGCACACATCGCCTGTACTTTTGGAGAAAACAGTAGATCAGGTTGAGGGCTACATTATTGCTGCCGGAAGGTCATTTCGGGACTACTACACACTGATCAAGGCTGTTTCGGGAACGGAGATCAGGCTTGTGATCGTTGGTGGAACAGGTACCGCTGACAGTTTACCCAGGAATGACAACGTGACTGTACTGGAGAATATCCCGGTCAATGAGCTTGAACTGCTTATTCTGCGCGCGCGTGCGGTAATCGTACCACTTGAACACAGATCTATATCCACGGGTCAGAGCGTGGTGCTCCAGGCAATGGCTTTGGGTAAGGCGGTCATTGCAACAAAAACGGCAGGTACAGTGGATTATATCGATCACATGGTGGATGGTTTGCTGGTGCGGCACAAGGATCCTCAAGCCCTCAAGGACATGATCCGATTGCTCAATGCTGACCACGATCTGTACGAGCGACTGGGTACAAATGCGCGACGAAGAATCGCGAATGCGCATCTTCCTTGTCATTACACGAAAATGGTCAGGGAGGCGCTCAGAGGCTGA
- a CDS encoding glycosyltransferase family 4 protein, which yields MKVLFLSQIVPYPPHGGVLQRGFNIVREVANRHELHLLAFVHRDILKTPEEVEHSRRVLGSFCESVEYFDLWPKRSQLDKLLAIGAGLALPEPFSVIAHRSPAFGRRIRDIVQERGIDVIHYDTIALARFMGSAPGLPSVLTHHNIESQLMDRRAAVERWPASAYLSMQTRKLLAYEASMSPRFDVNVMMSDVDASALRKIAPGVETAVVPNGVDVDYFVPGNEPEEPAMIYTGGMNMFANRDAVMHFVDHIWPLVKAARPDARFDIVGQDPQPELLERARADSGLRVHGYLDDVRPLVRKAAVYVVPIRVGGGTRLKVLDALAQGKAIVSTAVGCEGIQVTHDKDILIEDDPQAFARLVVSLLNDPERRRSLGDRGRDLAVSRYAWGPIGGRLITAYEDAIRRHQGRSERAA from the coding sequence ATGAAAGTCCTGTTTCTGAGCCAGATCGTCCCCTATCCACCCCATGGCGGTGTCCTGCAGCGGGGATTCAACATCGTCCGCGAGGTCGCGAATCGTCACGAGCTGCATCTGCTGGCCTTCGTGCACCGGGACATCCTCAAGACGCCCGAGGAGGTGGAGCACAGCCGCCGGGTGCTGGGGAGTTTCTGTGAATCCGTGGAATACTTCGACCTCTGGCCCAAGCGGTCACAACTGGACAAGCTGCTGGCCATCGGGGCAGGCCTGGCACTGCCCGAGCCCTTCAGCGTCATCGCCCATCGTTCTCCCGCCTTCGGCCGGCGTATCCGAGACATCGTTCAGGAGCGGGGCATCGATGTGATTCACTACGACACCATCGCCCTGGCACGCTTCATGGGGAGCGCCCCGGGACTGCCCTCGGTGCTGACCCACCACAATATCGAATCCCAGCTCATGGACAGACGCGCGGCCGTGGAACGCTGGCCGGCCAGCGCCTACCTATCCATGCAGACCCGCAAGCTCCTGGCCTACGAGGCGTCCATGAGTCCCCGGTTCGATGTCAACGTGATGATGTCTGATGTGGATGCCAGCGCCCTGCGAAAGATCGCACCGGGCGTTGAAACCGCGGTCGTGCCCAATGGTGTGGACGTGGACTACTTCGTGCCGGGCAATGAGCCCGAGGAACCGGCGATGATCTACACCGGCGGCATGAACATGTTCGCCAATCGCGACGCGGTGATGCATTTCGTCGATCACATCTGGCCCCTGGTCAAGGCGGCCCGGCCCGATGCACGCTTTGACATCGTGGGACAGGACCCTCAGCCGGAGTTGCTGGAGCGCGCCCGCGCGGATAGTGGTCTGCGCGTTCACGGTTACCTCGATGACGTCCGTCCACTGGTGAGAAAGGCGGCAGTCTACGTGGTGCCGATCCGGGTCGGCGGCGGCACGCGCCTCAAGGTGCTGGATGCCCTGGCCCAGGGAAAGGCCATCGTGTCCACCGCTGTGGGTTGCGAGGGCATCCAGGTGACCCACGACAAGGATATCCTCATCGAGGATGACCCGCAGGCCTTCGCCCGCCTGGTGGTGTCACTCCTCAATGATCCGGAGCGTCGCCGCTCGCTGGGTGACAGGGGCCGGGATCTGGCGGTATCGCGCTATGCCTGGGGGCCTATAGGGGGGCGTCTGATCACGGCCTATGAAGACGCCATCCGGCGTCATCAGGGCAGGTCGGAGCGCGCCGCATGA
- the asnB gene encoding asparagine synthase (glutamine-hydrolyzing), whose amino-acid sequence MCGIVGVVGRDGQPLDREVFLRARDTMTHRGPDDGGFYQDGPVMLGHRRLSIIDLGGGHQPMSAADDAVWIVFNGEIYNFRELRKELEAKGHQFRSHSDTEVILHLYLEEGVSAFERLNGIFAFAIWDRRSGELHLVRDQMGIKPLYYAESPGGLVFASEIKTLLATGLVQPEMEAEALPEYLLFRDVSGERTLFRNVRRLLPGHRLTFSGGSPVMHRYWTLQAPEAEPFAGGFEAAVDALEVLLDDAVHMQMVSDVPLGTFCSGGVDSSLITALASRHASAPINTFSVGFDESAFDESQYARLVSARCGTRHHEIRLSNQAFTDDLERLIWHNDEPLHFPNSVHIHAVSQLARKHVTVVLTGEGADELFAGYPRYQIPVLLRRWRSVPGPARALLRSTARLLGDHRVQKLDRFSDLPQGWDVLMNSAATDPDRLRTPVELAQAVSPYRRAAFEATQGDVVRRLSLLDQQTYLVSILNRQDKMSMATSIESRVPFLDPRVVRFALSLPTAYKQGRMDNKRVVKALALRHLPAEVIKRRKSGFGVPLADWFRASEGLGDLVSVLHQDDLVTEVFGRATLRGLHDEHRQGQADHSDVLWAALNLALWRKAFNVTNGLREAA is encoded by the coding sequence ATGTGCGGAATTGTCGGAGTCGTCGGTCGCGACGGACAGCCCCTGGACCGGGAGGTGTTTCTGCGCGCGCGCGACACCATGACCCATCGCGGACCCGATGACGGCGGTTTCTACCAGGATGGCCCCGTGATGCTGGGGCATCGCCGTCTGAGCATCATCGATCTGGGCGGCGGGCATCAACCCATGTCGGCTGCCGATGATGCCGTCTGGATCGTATTCAACGGCGAGATCTACAACTTCCGGGAGCTCAGGAAGGAACTGGAGGCCAAGGGACATCAGTTCCGCTCCCATTCCGACACCGAGGTGATCCTGCATCTCTACCTGGAAGAGGGCGTATCCGCATTTGAACGGCTCAACGGGATCTTTGCTTTTGCCATCTGGGACCGGCGTTCGGGCGAGTTGCACCTGGTCCGGGATCAGATGGGCATCAAGCCCCTGTACTATGCGGAGTCGCCCGGGGGCCTGGTGTTTGCATCCGAGATCAAGACGCTCCTCGCCACCGGCCTGGTCCAACCGGAGATGGAGGCTGAAGCGTTACCGGAATACCTGCTGTTTCGAGACGTTTCCGGTGAGCGTACCCTGTTCAGAAATGTGCGTCGGCTGCTGCCGGGCCATCGTCTGACCTTCTCGGGCGGAAGCCCTGTCATGCATCGCTACTGGACCCTTCAGGCTCCCGAGGCTGAGCCCTTTGCCGGCGGTTTCGAGGCGGCGGTGGATGCCCTCGAGGTTCTGCTGGACGACGCAGTGCACATGCAGATGGTCAGTGATGTTCCGCTTGGCACGTTCTGCAGCGGCGGCGTTGATTCCAGCCTGATTACCGCGCTTGCATCCCGACATGCCTCTGCGCCGATCAACACCTTCTCGGTGGGTTTTGACGAATCGGCCTTTGACGAAAGTCAGTATGCCCGCCTGGTCTCGGCCCGCTGCGGCACCCGGCACCATGAGATCCGATTGTCCAACCAGGCCTTCACCGATGACCTGGAACGACTCATCTGGCACAACGATGAGCCGCTGCATTTTCCCAATTCGGTACATATCCATGCAGTCAGCCAACTGGCCCGTAAGCATGTCACGGTGGTCCTGACGGGGGAGGGGGCAGATGAACTCTTTGCGGGTTATCCCCGCTACCAGATCCCGGTTCTATTGCGGCGCTGGCGCAGCGTGCCAGGGCCGGCTCGTGCCCTGTTGCGCTCCACGGCGCGTCTGCTGGGTGATCATCGGGTGCAGAAGCTCGACCGTTTCAGCGACCTGCCGCAGGGGTGGGACGTGCTGATGAATTCCGCGGCCACCGACCCGGACAGGCTGCGCACCCCGGTGGAGCTGGCCCAGGCTGTCTCGCCATACCGGCGAGCGGCCTTCGAAGCCACCCAAGGGGACGTCGTCCGCCGGCTGTCGCTGCTGGATCAGCAGACCTATCTGGTCTCGATCCTGAATCGTCAGGACAAGATGAGCATGGCCACCAGCATCGAATCCCGCGTGCCCTTCCTGGATCCCCGGGTCGTGCGTTTCGCTCTCAGCTTGCCCACCGCCTACAAGCAGGGTCGCATGGACAACAAGCGGGTGGTCAAGGCCCTGGCGCTGAGACACCTGCCCGCCGAGGTGATCAAGCGACGAAAATCCGGCTTCGGCGTGCCGCTGGCCGACTGGTTCAGGGCTTCCGAGGGCCTGGGTGACCTGGTGAGTGTGCTGCATCAGGATGATCTGGTGACCGAAGTGTTCGGTCGTGCAACCCTCCGTGGACTGCATGATGAACACCGGCAGGGTCAGGCCGACCACAGCGATGTCCTCTGGGCCGCCCTGAATCTTGCCCTCTGGCGCAAGGCGTTCAATGTGACCAACGGACTGCGGGAAGCGGCATGA
- a CDS encoding phenylacetate--CoA ligase family protein, whose translation MIVPLEQKRPPFWRHNRYHNQLLLSAFHMSNANLPQYLAAIRDFGAAVLDGYPSTLYVLARFVLSSGERLPLKAVISASETLYDFQREAIEQAFQCRVFDYLAAAERVVFSAECDRHEGHHLCLEYGVSEFIGEDGAAVPAGQPGKLVCTTLHNRGMPLIRYVSNDVSAMKTVTCSCGRGLPLMEDVTTKAEDILALSDGRMISPSVLTHPFKPMHTVEASQIVQDDHDSIEIRVVPGPGYSDADTQHLLREFKQRLGEGVRVRVTQVSELERSRSGKFKWVISKVKGSVQVT comes from the coding sequence GTGATCGTGCCCCTTGAGCAGAAGCGCCCGCCCTTCTGGCGTCACAACCGCTACCACAACCAGCTGCTGCTCTCGGCGTTCCACATGTCCAATGCCAATCTGCCGCAATACCTGGCGGCGATCCGGGATTTCGGGGCGGCTGTACTGGACGGTTATCCCTCGACGCTCTATGTCCTTGCCCGTTTTGTGCTCTCCAGCGGAGAGAGGCTCCCGCTCAAGGCCGTGATCTCCGCGTCCGAGACCCTTTACGACTTCCAGCGCGAGGCGATCGAACAGGCCTTCCAGTGCCGGGTGTTCGACTACCTGGCTGCAGCCGAGCGGGTGGTGTTCAGCGCTGAATGCGACCGGCACGAAGGTCACCACCTGTGCCTCGAATACGGTGTTTCCGAGTTCATCGGAGAGGACGGTGCCGCCGTTCCAGCCGGACAGCCCGGCAAGCTGGTCTGCACCACCCTGCACAATCGCGGCATGCCGCTGATCCGCTATGTCAGCAACGACGTGTCGGCCATGAAAACCGTCACCTGCTCCTGCGGCCGCGGGCTGCCCCTGATGGAGGATGTGACCACCAAGGCCGAGGACATCCTGGCCCTGTCAGACGGCCGGATGATCTCCCCGTCGGTGCTGACCCATCCGTTCAAGCCCATGCACACGGTGGAGGCCAGCCAGATCGTCCAGGACGACCACGACAGCATCGAGATCCGTGTCGTCCCGGGCCCCGGCTACAGCGATGCAGACACCCAGCACCTGCTGCGGGAGTTCAAACAACGCCTGGGCGAGGGGGTGAGGGTGCGGGTCACGCAGGTTTCCGAACTGGAGCGCTCCCGGAGCGGCAAGTTCAAATGGGTGATCTCGAAGGTAAAGGGCAGTGTACAGGTCACATGA
- a CDS encoding glycosyltransferase family 4 protein, producing the protein MPEYAILPSSEVSDSDAGKPITVLDLRDSPWVDGPGRTILDCAETIDPTVCRIVVCAFDGGLQDGTSYEEEARRRGLLVERIHERRSLDARVLKQILDLVKKHDADILHSHDFRTDLFGLLAAKLLGKPLVSTVHGWIANTPKGRLSTRLDQVLLRFSSHIISVSDETRRRLGKWAREDRCTVISNALRTEKYHPQKGRGLFRSSNGIEDGEILIANIGRLSPEKGQMPFLEAARVLLEQHDGLRFVLFGTGPDQCLLEDFVDQHDMGEAVIFAGYRTDMDQIYNEIDLVVQSSYTEGMPNVILEALLMEVPVIATSVGGTGEVVKDGETGILIPPGEHASLVNAISDFVRQRNRFADMARRGRSDVLDRFDHRRRVERLVSVYRAHAGLPQGGR; encoded by the coding sequence ATGCCGGAATACGCTATTCTGCCGTCCAGCGAAGTATCGGATTCCGATGCCGGAAAGCCTATCACTGTGCTGGATCTGAGAGATTCCCCCTGGGTGGATGGACCGGGTCGAACCATTCTCGATTGTGCTGAGACGATTGATCCGACTGTCTGTCGGATTGTGGTCTGTGCCTTTGATGGCGGTCTACAGGATGGAACGTCCTACGAGGAGGAAGCGCGTCGGCGAGGTTTGCTTGTCGAGCGTATCCATGAGCGCCGATCTTTGGATGCGCGAGTGCTGAAGCAGATCCTGGATCTGGTTAAGAAGCATGATGCGGATATTTTGCATAGCCATGATTTCAGAACAGATCTTTTCGGCCTGCTTGCTGCGAAGCTGCTCGGCAAGCCCTTGGTATCCACTGTCCATGGGTGGATTGCCAATACCCCAAAAGGCCGGCTCAGCACGCGTCTTGATCAAGTCCTGTTGCGGTTTTCCAGCCATATCATTTCCGTTTCCGATGAGACCCGCAGAAGGCTGGGTAAATGGGCTCGCGAAGATCGATGCACTGTGATTTCAAATGCATTACGAACGGAAAAATACCATCCGCAGAAAGGGCGGGGGCTATTTCGTTCCAGCAACGGTATTGAAGATGGCGAGATATTGATCGCCAACATAGGAAGACTGAGTCCGGAAAAGGGGCAGATGCCTTTCCTGGAAGCTGCGCGGGTATTGCTGGAACAGCATGATGGGCTGAGATTTGTATTGTTTGGTACTGGTCCTGACCAGTGTCTGCTTGAAGACTTTGTTGATCAGCATGATATGGGTGAAGCTGTGATCTTTGCGGGGTATCGCACGGACATGGATCAAATCTACAACGAAATTGATCTGGTCGTGCAATCCTCATACACGGAGGGGATGCCCAATGTCATCCTTGAGGCCCTGCTGATGGAGGTGCCGGTCATCGCCACGTCCGTGGGAGGGACCGGCGAGGTGGTGAAAGATGGCGAGACCGGCATACTGATCCCCCCGGGGGAACATGCTTCGCTCGTGAATGCCATCTCAGATTTTGTCAGGCAGCGGAACCGCTTTGCTGATATGGCTCGTCGTGGCAGGAGTGACGTTCTGGATCGGTTTGATCACCGGCGTCGCGTTGAACGTCTTGTTAGCGTATACAGAGCGCATGCCGGTCTCCCGCAGGGTGGGCGTTGA
- a CDS encoding O-antigen ligase family protein yields the protein MLFVGLLLVFVLDYTRPDQFFPFIIQLKLYSLIPLSVFAASLIVESRNPNGDILGSQQGKLFIALLLLATVSMMFSINKDQSWLIWKALLGYMFLFFMVAKLCDDVNKIKWLFVVIIGVHVWLIFQNPALLTDPNQRTYVRNVTFLGDGNDFSLSVAIALPMCLYLFQSSRSFLGKLIWVMAAIVLLGAVMGTQSRGAALAIIAIVFYLWTLSQKKGVGVVMIVGGLLVVMAVASETYITRMQTLTTYQEDGSAMGRITAWKGGIQMANDRPLTGMGPGTFSIAFGSRYAPPGWPPLTAHSVYFLTLGELGYPGLLLLLWLLWTLFRDNQRTIKAIPLDGDPVKLEYRRLMVAVTGSLIAFAVAGGFLSVLYYPHLYVIAGIIFAARRVYLLDCPKTGENAVEAVPVSPREARRSRASSGRATRRKRHTSS from the coding sequence ATGCTTTTCGTTGGCTTATTGCTGGTCTTCGTCCTGGATTACACTCGCCCGGATCAGTTTTTCCCGTTTATTATCCAGCTCAAGCTCTACTCCCTGATTCCGTTGAGTGTGTTTGCCGCGAGCCTGATCGTTGAATCGCGGAATCCCAATGGAGACATCCTGGGTTCTCAACAGGGGAAGCTTTTTATTGCGCTTCTGCTGTTGGCGACAGTGTCCATGATGTTTTCAATCAACAAGGATCAATCCTGGCTGATTTGGAAGGCATTGCTCGGGTATATGTTTTTGTTCTTCATGGTGGCCAAGCTTTGTGATGATGTGAATAAGATCAAATGGCTGTTCGTCGTCATCATCGGCGTCCATGTCTGGCTCATATTTCAAAACCCAGCCCTTCTTACCGACCCGAACCAACGAACCTATGTCCGCAATGTCACCTTCCTGGGTGACGGGAATGATTTTTCCCTGTCGGTGGCCATCGCCCTGCCCATGTGCCTGTACCTTTTCCAGTCCTCACGGAGTTTTCTGGGCAAGCTGATCTGGGTCATGGCCGCGATCGTGCTTCTCGGCGCAGTCATGGGAACCCAGTCGCGTGGGGCCGCCCTGGCGATCATTGCCATCGTGTTCTATCTCTGGACCCTGTCCCAGAAGAAGGGCGTTGGTGTGGTGATGATCGTCGGAGGTCTTCTGGTGGTCATGGCCGTGGCCTCCGAGACCTACATCACCCGGATGCAGACCCTTACCACCTATCAGGAGGATGGCTCGGCCATGGGGCGCATTACCGCCTGGAAAGGTGGAATACAGATGGCCAATGACCGCCCCCTAACGGGCATGGGGCCGGGTACTTTTTCCATCGCCTTCGGTAGCCGCTACGCACCGCCCGGCTGGCCGCCCCTGACAGCCCATTCCGTCTACTTTCTGACGCTGGGGGAGCTGGGCTACCCGGGCCTGCTCTTGCTGCTCTGGTTGCTCTGGACCCTGTTCCGGGACAACCAGCGAACGATCAAAGCCATCCCCCTTGACGGGGACCCGGTGAAACTGGAGTACAGGCGCCTCATGGTGGCCGTGACGGGCAGCCTGATCGCCTTCGCTGTTGCGGGCGGATTCCTGTCGGTTCTGTACTACCCCCATCTCTATGTGATCGCGGGCATCATTTTCGCCGCACGCCGGGTCTATCTGCTGGATTGTCCGAAGACGGGTGAGAATGCCGTGGAGGCTGTCCCTGTCAGCCCTCGTGAAGCGCGGCGGTCCAGGGCTTCGTCGGGTCGGGCAACCAGGCGCAAGAGGCATACATCATCATGA
- a CDS encoding Gfo/Idh/MocA family oxidoreductase, with translation MTDKVLKIAILGGGKMAGQHAAAIATLKNARLVAVADPLIPEEDLKTRFGAGVGFYRDAETLLKEADPDVVHVVTPPATHVDLARLALEHGAHVYVEKPFALSEDDARAVLQLADEKGLKACAAHQVLFQDSGRKYRDYMHLIGDVVHVESYFSFKTVRRRADGKGSVTPVEQLIDILPHPVYLLLSAFEKDGVTPEMELRSLDVSPQGEVRALVSIQGRPAMLVVTLRGRPIESYLKIVATNGSINADFILAGVTRLPGPGASAPAVVLRPFSQARQMVFGSLATLFKMFFRRHKSYPGLADLLQGFYASIHGEGSVPVTRESIIQTVKLCEQIGDRLMEAERQAEVEAAEALRQAEAALAPPESGRKAILVTGGTGFLGREVVTELRGRGWSVRVLARRMPAFAQRVPGVEYIEADLVGELPEQAFTDVEAVVHLAAETVGGKEAHERNTIRATRNVLDTAGRLGIRKVIDTSSIAVHKPSSEVGHPLSESDPVDEGNLGRGPYVWAKAEAERIARELGKAHGFGTRTVRLGPLVDYRHFTPPGRLGREVGPLFVAAGTPSSELSVCDVTTAAQVIRYLVERFDEAPSVVNLVEAPPPRRRDLVRRLREARPDLRFMWLPFTVIRMLGGMLKVVLRLLKPGKAPLDLYSAFASERYQTNLAETVIRKAREQEGIGSGNVAGIGAEHRSPATAD, from the coding sequence ATGACTGACAAGGTGTTGAAGATCGCAATACTCGGTGGCGGCAAGATGGCAGGCCAGCATGCCGCCGCCATCGCCACCCTGAAGAATGCTCGGCTCGTGGCCGTTGCCGATCCGCTGATTCCGGAGGAGGATCTGAAGACGCGTTTTGGTGCCGGCGTGGGCTTTTACAGGGATGCCGAGACACTGCTCAAGGAGGCCGACCCCGATGTCGTACACGTGGTCACACCACCGGCGACCCACGTGGATCTGGCCCGCCTGGCACTGGAGCATGGCGCCCATGTATACGTCGAGAAGCCCTTTGCCCTGTCTGAGGACGATGCCCGCGCAGTGCTCCAGCTGGCGGATGAAAAGGGTCTCAAGGCCTGTGCGGCCCATCAGGTCCTGTTCCAGGATTCCGGTCGCAAGTACCGGGACTACATGCACCTGATCGGCGACGTGGTCCATGTGGAGAGCTATTTTTCCTTCAAGACCGTGCGTCGGCGCGCCGATGGCAAGGGCAGTGTCACGCCGGTTGAACAGCTGATCGATATCCTGCCGCATCCGGTCTACCTGTTGTTGAGTGCCTTTGAGAAGGATGGCGTTACACCGGAGATGGAATTACGGTCCCTCGATGTCTCCCCGCAAGGCGAGGTGCGGGCGCTGGTGTCGATCCAGGGCCGACCCGCCATGCTGGTGGTCACCCTGCGGGGCAGACCCATCGAGTCCTATCTGAAGATCGTGGCCACCAACGGCTCCATCAATGCGGATTTCATCCTGGCTGGGGTCACCAGGCTTCCCGGGCCCGGCGCCTCGGCCCCCGCCGTCGTCCTGAGGCCCTTCAGCCAGGCGAGACAGATGGTGTTCGGTTCCCTGGCAACCCTGTTCAAGATGTTCTTCCGGCGCCACAAGAGTTATCCGGGCCTCGCCGACCTGTTGCAGGGTTTTTATGCCAGTATCCATGGCGAAGGCAGCGTGCCCGTCACCCGGGAGAGCATCATCCAGACGGTGAAACTCTGCGAGCAGATCGGTGACAGGCTGATGGAGGCCGAGCGGCAGGCCGAGGTGGAGGCTGCCGAGGCCCTGCGACAGGCGGAGGCCGCCCTTGCCCCGCCCGAATCTGGCCGCAAGGCGATCCTGGTGACCGGAGGCACCGGCTTCCTGGGCCGCGAGGTGGTGACCGAGCTGCGTGGACGTGGCTGGTCGGTGCGGGTGCTGGCCCGCCGCATGCCTGCATTTGCCCAGCGGGTGCCCGGTGTCGAGTACATCGAGGCGGACCTGGTGGGCGAGTTGCCCGAGCAGGCCTTCACGGACGTTGAGGCGGTCGTGCACCTGGCCGCGGAGACCGTGGGCGGCAAGGAGGCCCACGAGCGTAACACCATCCGTGCGACCCGCAACGTGCTGGATACCGCAGGCCGGCTGGGTATCCGCAAGGTCATCGATACCAGCAGCATCGCGGTGCACAAGCCCAGCAGTGAGGTGGGGCACCCCCTGAGCGAAAGCGATCCGGTGGATGAGGGCAATCTCGGGCGAGGACCCTATGTCTGGGCCAAGGCCGAGGCGGAGCGCATCGCCCGCGAGCTGGGCAAGGCCCATGGATTCGGGACGCGCACAGTCCGGCTTGGGCCGCTGGTGGACTATCGTCACTTCACGCCACCCGGACGCCTGGGGCGGGAAGTGGGTCCGCTGTTCGTCGCCGCCGGCACGCCTTCCAGTGAGCTGAGCGTGTGTGACGTCACCACGGCGGCGCAGGTGATCCGCTACCTGGTAGAACGCTTCGATGAGGCGCCTTCGGTCGTGAACCTGGTCGAGGCACCGCCTCCCCGCCGACGTGACCTGGTACGCCGTTTACGCGAAGCGCGTCCTGACTTGCGCTTCATGTGGTTGCCGTTCACTGTGATCAGGATGCTGGGCGGGATGCTCAAGGTGGTCCTTAGGCTCCTCAAGCCGGGAAAGGCGCCGCTCGATCTCTATTCGGCCTTTGCCAGTGAGCGATATCAGACAAATCTGGCAGAAACCGTCATCCGCAAGGCCCGTGAACAGGAGGGGATTGGATCTGGAAATGTTGCCGGGATCGGTGCCGAGCATCGCTCACCTGCCACCGCAGACTAA